The following nucleotide sequence is from Paroedura picta isolate Pp20150507F chromosome 1, Ppicta_v3.0, whole genome shotgun sequence.
ttttttagtggaatccagtagcgtttaattcgtttcccacaggtttccgctcttgcaaaaatcgctagacaggaagcgatttttcctgtgctttgtcccgcccctggccatcagtcaaatgaacagccaatgggcggttgttatcatgctccaggaaagcccctttccctgagagccagtttggtgtagtggttaggaatgcggacttctgatctggcatgccgggttcgattctgcgctcccccacatgcaaccagctgggtgaccccacggcactgataaggctgttctgacccagcagtgatatcactctctcagcctcacccacctcacagggtgtctgttgtggggagaggaatgggaaggcgactgtaagccgctttgagcctcctttgggtagggaaaagcggcatataagaaccaactcttctttaagaaaagttaaaaaaaacacgttgcaacgaatatgcgttaattcgttgcaacggagagacccatctagctggcagctggcgtgtgagctggcgattcatcgttgccacgctcccccgagtgaaaagaaaaatcccccccccgcacgggcacaattttcagccaaaaataaagggaacttgcaaacggggctgtgttgtgcttggtgacttaggggagttttaaagcacttctgtggagagactgtagctggagaagcctcgctgggtgaatgaaggctcgccggtttgttgctttctgctcgctccgagaaaaaaaatggcgatcgcttcgcctgaagtttggaggagagagccaggtggaaggactttgctggaaccgcaacaatgggaacgaacgcacaggtctttttcactactgttgcagattgtttgcaagagtgtagtgcttttcagagggtgaatccacttttctggatttccctttaagcgctacaatgaatagctttttgcgggactgtttcaggactgtggcagattgtgtgcgacgttttgcggaactgcaaattagtagcatttacaatttgcaagccttttgcaacattgaagtcgtgcggaatggacctatgattctatgtccatcTGGCTCAAAGATTTCAACAAGGGGATTTCCGCAGCAAGGGAATTTTGGAGAACCCATAATGCAATATCTTTTGCTCTAGGGCACCAGCAGATCCCGCTTCAATAGGAGATGCATTCCAGTTCCAGTGGTCTTGatactattcatagaatcatagaattccctgggtatgcacctcacagggtgccattTGTGGCtcggatcaagttcaagttttTGGTATTCACCTTTAGGGCCTTTGCAGTCTGTGTCCAACATACCCAAGGGATGGTCTAACACCTTAGACTCCCCacagggcattatgctctgcaggtacaacttgttggtgattcctggcccatgggagattcacctggcctcagccagggcaggAActattttggccttggcccctacctggtggaatgagtttccagaAAAGTTGAGGGCCCTGTAGGAGGGCcctgtgcagttccacagggcctgtaagatggagctcttccaccaggtcttcagtaGAGGCCAGGGCCTCAACCCCAGCCCCACTAAACACCCTCTGTGTCGGAGCATTGGCACCTCCAAATGTTATGCCCCCCTGGGGCACTGGGGGAATGGGGGGAGTAGGTGGGGTAGGACTTGAGGTCTTATTGTTTTGTCAATGgaatggattttttatttttatgtactgGGGttatatcattttattgtaacctGCTGTGAAACGCTGTGCgatagtggtgggtaataaatctaaacaacaacaacaacatatcttcctgcccacccactcacaatctgcctaagttaataaaatcagcatttctcttagatcagcggtccccaaccttcttgtagttggggaccgcctccgagggtgagagagagccggtggcccggctgccgcagctgcatgtaaacgcgcacgcgcagtcactgcgcatgcgcgtttttgccactaggtggcgctaacacgcatgcgcggcagctccacgcatgcgcgtttgcgtcgctggcttgccagcggccgtgcctgcctcttccctccctatcgctgcgggggggggaggtaggtgcGGCCGCTGggggcccggtaccatggcctttgtggcccggtaccgggccacagaccgggggttgaggacccctgtcttagatgactatctagcctctgcttaagaacttccaaagaagaactcgcCACCTTCTGAGGAAGACTATTccgctgaggaaccactctaactgtcacaaacttcttccaaaaattcttttgaattaatttaaaccacttGGTTCTGGTctacccctctggggcaacagaaaattgCTCCATCTTCTAGcccctcaaatatttgaagatggttatcatatcacctcttagtcatcttcaggctaaacaggccaagctccctcaaccgttcctcataggacttggtctccaaacccctcaccatctttgtagccctctcctagacacactccagtttccttacatctctcttcaattgtGGTAACATCATCTCACGTGATCTGGACTCTACTCCTTTTAAtaaagcccaaaatcccgtttgcctttttaactaccgagtcacactgctgactcatatgcAGTGTATAATCTACTaagaccccagatccttttcacacacactACTGACAAGCCTCACCCATTCTATAGTTATACATTTAATTTTTCCTATCTAGATGCAGTACTTTACATTTTCCACTATTgacattcattttagcccagttttccagtctgtcaagatcatcctgtatcctgactAAGTCCATAGCCTTCTCTGGTGAGTTCTCTTTctgttctcccatgtgggactgcacagaagccacaaaggtGAAAACAGGGCTGTACTTAcctataactgttgttcatcaaatgGTTTTCTGTGTAGGCAcagatccctccctccatcccagctGTAGGCTTGTGCTGCATGGTTCACACTTATTTTACTCTggtggcagagggggggggggataacagggGGGAGTTTtcacccctcccacatcatgtgactttggggcaGGAAAGTTAACctcctctgtgaggggagggttgAACACTCCTGGGATCTAGAATTACCTGAAAAAGCTCACTAGCTCTTGTCTGCAAAAGCACAGTCCCATGTTGCCTTCATAGAaaaccacttagaatcatagaatcatagagttggaggggactccagggtaatctagtccaaccccttgcacaactcaactacctgcctatccactcacaatctgcctttcataaaatcagcatttctatcagatgactatctagcctttgcctaaaatcttccaaaaaaggagaacttaccacctcctgaggaagcctgttccactgaggaaccactctaattgtaacaagttacaggtaagtgcagcccTGTTTTTTTACATTAATATCCTCCCTTTCTTCCATTGTAAAACTTAACCGTACACAAGTTCCAGGAACAGGACCAGATCCGGACCTGTTCAGCTTTATCAAGGCTGTTTCTCAAGGGATTCCCATGGGCACTTGCAGCAGGACACCACCTGCAAGCTCCCTGTGGAAACTCCATTCCATTGGGCAGGAACCCAATTCAGATTGGAACTGTGAtgctgggggcagggggctggaagtgtggggcccatagcacatgctacatggataaactggccctgactagagggcctgtatggtcccttccaactccaagattctaggattctatttgcCCTAGAGGGCAGGGGCTGCATAGGCAGTCATTCAATGCAGTCCAATAAAGGGTCTATTTATGtccccgtggggacacagaaagctctcaatcagctctgccactgaaatggggacacaagaagcagaatggtgccactggtgcagaatcacccCGAGAGAACCTTTTGTTTTTACTATCCAAGAGAGATGTACCAGGGCACTGCTCCGGTTGGGGGAGGACAGAAGATATAACAGTTTCTGAATCAGCCAGTGAAACTATTGGccctccagggacatcaagatTTTCACCTGAAGGAATATAGACTGTTCTCTAAAAACGCCAGGTGGAGTTGCCTATAGTTTCCTCCTCCAGCAAATGCCAGAACCAGTAGGTCACCAGCATGACCCCACTACAACTCCTGATTCCCaaacctccctttcccctcttcgtgaccccagtctctctctctccctctctctctgggaCTTGTCTTTTTGCTTTAGTTTCTCTAGTGCCCATCATTTCTGTCCCTTCTTGCCATTTTTGTGGCAACTGCATACAAGGCTTTCACTCTCTCAGAAATCTGCACACAGAAGTGTTTTCAAGCTCAGGTGGattgctctatgtgacagcctggACAAAAGCTGGGAAATTAGAATGTGTTTGTTTAGTCAATTTGTGTGCTGCTTTGCTTACCCCTAACCTCCTGTCCCCAAAACGGCCAGTTCTCCAAATGTTAGCCGTCTAGAGAAGGATGCAttgacaaagagaaagaaaggaaagaatcaCCCAGCAAACACATAGTAAGAGGTGCTCAGATTTCTGGAGtttcagagaaagaaaacaagaggACAGATATCTACAGGTCTGAGGGCTGATCAGGTATTAGAATCATTGTGGAATCAAGTTGGTAGGAGAGTAAAATACCATGGGATGGATCCTGCCACCATCAACAGGAGCCCACAGAAGCAGACCACCTCTCCCCCCAAAGCCCCCGGTGACTCTCCCAAAAGCAGACACCAAGGCCAAAGGGAAACCTTGTGGGGAAAggttgtaggggcagggccaatcagggtgcggccagcttggacagctggacacgttccacctcccaggctgtttcacaaatatgtagaggaacCATGTATAAGGATAGGGGCATGGGAAATTTTCCTGCATTTCTATCTCTGCCTTTGCCCATGAAGAACAATTCTTTATCTTTGTAGGGCTAGAGACAACCAGTCTCAGAATGGAGGACTAGCAGATAACATGTATACCCCCATGACTTGGAGGAAGCCTGTAACATATGAAGGGAAGAAAATGTTCCTATTTCATATAACCTAATACTCTAAATTCTATATAGTCTCATCGGTCTCCTCTCCACTTAGTTAGTTAGCAACAATGCTAGGTTTGCAAGTTGGGGATGGTACATCGCTTTTTCACTCCCAGAAACTTCAAATGAGTAAGAAAAATGTACAATGCAACAGTGACATTCTTGGCTTACACCTTTGCTTACAGCTATTGACTCTTCCTACTGCCTTTCTTACCCTTTGCCTGTCTGCTTCCCAAAGGCTGACCATGTCACTGACAATGTTCTTTCTATTGCCCATCCAAAATTTACTTCCTTATTTCTTAAGGCATTTTTGAGATCTTCAGTTCAGCTCAGGAGGAATCTAACCACCTGTAAAACAATTTGTTATACATCATCCCTCATGTTTATATGTTCCTTGCACATTGCTAGCAATGATACAATTTATTTTTACGGTCATGTTTATCCTTTCTTTTTACAGGGTTACATTGGGTGTATATCTTTCTGTCTGTTGATCTTGTACTCCTTCCAGTTCTTTGTGTGCATTTTGTTTTACATTATGACCATAAGACTGACTAGTTTATTAAGTAAATGATAACCTTTGCATTGTTGCCTTGTGTTCATCAGATATCACACTAGTAGCAGAGGAGAAGTACTATCTCTTGCTTGCGTTTGCCAGGTTGAGTTGGGAATCTTATTCCCTCTTCTCAGCATCATGGGCTGGGCACTCAAGAGAGATTATTCAAGAGAATGAACTGAGGAGGGAATGAACTGGTCTTTAATATTGTGTGGCACTGGTAATGTACCTTCCAATATGCCTAACGACACACTAATCTCTGTAAAGTCTTCTTAAAATTTCTAGATTTGATTTTGTGTTGCTTTGTTCTGTCTAGAGTCTGCTTTGCTTCTATGTCTCCCAAAGAGATGAGATCAGCACCATGTAACATGCCATTGTTCACATAGTTTTAAGGTTCTCCAAGATAATCACATTGTTTTTGTGTCTATTGTTCCAGGTGTTTATGCTGAAGCCTTTTGAGATGAATGGTCTCCCCAAGGTGGTGCCTTTAAGTTTGCCTTATCAAGACTTCAAAAGGGATGTGTCAGAAAATAGGGAAAGATCTAGAATCCTCCAACGCATAAAGAAGGTGGATTTCTCAAATGTTGTCTTAACTGCTCCTTATAAGCCATCTGCAGCCCATTTAGAAGCAAATGGCAgatatgaggaggaggaggaagaggaagaagaggaggaggaggaagaagaagaagaggatgaagatgaagaagatgttGGTGAGCTAGGGGAAGAGCTTGACATGCACAGTGATTCAAGCAGTGATGTGAGCCAGAAGAGTACTGAGCGCAGTCAGGAAGGTGCACCATCTACCCTCTTGGCTGATGACCAAAAGGAATCCAAGGGCCGAGCTTCAGCTGCAGAAGGTGACTTGGAACTTGAGGAAGGCTCCAAAACATTAGTACTCTTTTCACCAGGTGACATAAAGAAATCTCCTGTGAATGCAGACTTGGCTCCTGATGTTGATCTTGGGACTCTTGCTGCACTGACACCTCAGAGTGAGAGACCACAGCCTAtggggagccagcttgatgtGTCAGAGCCAGGAACCCTTTCCTCCATCCTAAAGTCAGAACCAAAGCCTCTCACTGCATCAGCCACAACTTCTTCCCCCTTTACCAAAGTTGAGCGTACATTTGTTCATATTGCTGAAAAGACCCATTTAAATATTATGTCTTCCGGTGGTCAGCTAATGAGGCATGAAGAGTACTGCCTTTCAGGGCAGTTTGAAGAGATAATTGTTGAAGAACAGCTGGAGGAAAACCAGGTCTTGGTGGAAAATGGGAGTGTGAATTCAGGCctggaagggggagaaatggaaAGCTGTGCTTTCTCAGTGAATCACATTGAAACCTCTTCTGAACTTATGGCAGAACAGGCAGTACTTCTCAATGGTATTACTAAAGTggaagaggatgaggatgagCTGGAACTTAGAGGCAAAATTTCCCATGAATTAGATATGGAAGAACCTGACAAACTAGTTTCAGAAGAACCTGGCTTTGAAAAGAAAATCTGTGCAACAGAATACCTTAAACAAACTGAAATTCTCCCAGATTCTTCACAGGAGAGTATGAGAAAGCCCCTGAATATTAGGTACAGAAGCCGAATTCCCATCTTGCTCTCAGAAGAAGACACTGGTTCAGATCTTTCAGCATCACACTCAGGCAAAGAAAGGCTGTACAAGAGACTGAAACAGCAGGATTTGGTGCGCCTTGTGATGGAGAAAAGGCAAAACCGTCTACTCAGGTTGGCTTCAGGAGCTTCATCTTCCGCTTCTTCCAGTGAAGAGAGACGGCGAGCTTCAGAAACCCTTTCAGCCACTGGCTCTGAAGAGGACACCCATGATTCAGATGATTCTGTCCCAAGGAAAATTGGGAGTCAGGAGAAATTTCCCCTGGCCAAGAGGGAAGAAAGAAGTTTAAATATGAAGAGTAGAATCCCTCGTCCCATCATGCCCCTAAAGCCACCTGTGATAGAACTGAAACATGGGAGCCCTTCTGCTCACCCTCCACCAGCACTAAGTAGCAGTCCAGGAGACACAGCTTTGGTAAACAGGTAAGATCCATGAGAAAGGTCCTAATATCTTCTTACGAAGATTTCATGATTGCAGGTGGCTAATTCTTGGGCCAGCACCTCTTCTATGCACCTCTATGCCTCTCCCGGGAACTctggttctggacccgaagcaaaacatcatcaggacctcctctccacccgctagtagtgggagggaggggggggggaagttgagctgccattcttgctatgccggcaatattggcaatgttattattgtttttatggggttttaatggggatttgtgatattgttacccgccatgagctgcaagggagtggcgggctataaatctaataataataatgatgatgataatactactactactactactactactaataataataataataataatagtaatagtaatagttaGTTCATCTGCAAGACTCAGGTCCCTTCTTTCAGACAAGACTCAGGTCCCTTCTTTCAGACAGGGTATCTGCTCATGTATTGGAGATCTTTCTGTCTAGCTACACAGCCTGACTGACTTGGTGGGATGTATATATGCTGAGGAAATACAATGCTAAAAATACTTTTCAATATCTCTGTAGCTACCAAAGATTCCAGGCTAGTTGTTCTCTGGGAGCCAAGACTACCCATCCTATGGGGACATTCCTGGCTCGGAGCAGTATTAGATGAGGTCCCACTTTGTGTGTGAACTAAGCTTAGTTGTGTCCATCAAATGCTTGACTGCCCTTCTTTTTCTGTGCTTCAACAGAAAACCTGACCATTGTTCACTCAGCTATGTATTATCACCTGTAGCTCTACCTTAGCTGTGCATTATCAATTGTAAATCTAATTTGAACGAACTAGTACCTGAAGTCTGGCCATAAAAAgacctctctcctctttctttttattCTCTTCTTGCAGGCTTCAGGGGCACAGATCATCTGGGAATGTATCCGTTGACCCGCGAATAAAACTAACACAAAGTCCTGCTGCGCCTCCCCAGCGGAGCAGTCTGAGGAAAGTAATCCGTGCTCTACCCAGGAGTCCAGTTCTCCCTCCAAGAAACCTCAGTGCTTCCCCCAAAAGCCAGTCCTTGTCCCGAAAAGAAAGCCCATCGCCATCCCGACAGCATAGGCCAGGGACCACTCTTCCGCGGGTCCAACCTCCTTCCACAGTTCCATccagagttcaggcagggctgctGGGCGACACCCCTGTGTCACCAGGCATAATCAGAAAGGGACAAAGAGGAAAGGCTCAGACTCCAGCAACCAAAGGAAGACAGGTATCCCAGGAAGGCAAAGCGACTGCTAGATAATGATCTGCTGCTGTCAGCCACTTTGATCTATCAACCTACCATCTTGCCAGGCTGGAGAAACCTCTGCGTTATAGTATACACTCAAGTTGCCCGCAGCACAGCCTTACCTGTTGGAAATACAAGCAGCTAGCTGTACTTCAGCGCTTCCCTCGCCCACGTACCCACGCTGTCTCAATCCAGCTCCTCCCTGACCGAGACCTTCTTGGCCAGCTCATGCTTGCTTGCTATTGCCAGCCACCAAGCAATGACTCCAGCAGCCTGCCTAGTGCCTGGCCCTTCTTTCTCTCACACCATATTTTCATTTCCTCAGCCAGCAATACCACAAGAAACCTGACCAGGTTGGTAGGGGAGATGGCTTAGAACACAGCGTGGGCCAAAAGCAGTGGAGAGATTAAAGGGCTGCATCCCCCTGGAAGAGGAGTCTAGGGATGAACTTCTCGGTTGTCTGAATGACCCACCATCCCCATCCCTTTGCCCTGGCCTTTCCTGGCCCTTCTGATGTGTGACTCTGACATTTGCTGCCTGTCTACCCAtctgttgtatttgctaccctGACACAAACCAAACTCAGTGATTGTCTGCCCTCAGACACTAAGCAAGGAGAATGTGTGACTGAAACTGGTGCCCGGGGGGAGAGGAGGTGCGTTCCCTGGAATTGGTATCTGGAATAGCTTGGCTTAGCCAGCAGGCCTGATGAGGGTGTGGCAGGGGAGAGGAGCCTGTTAGGGAAAGGGATTTTTTCCCTGCAAGTAAGCAGCTGCTCTAATAAACAGTGGCATGGAGGGACATTTGTTCAGCCGTGGATTAACTACTCACGAGGCAATGGTGAAAGTGTTCTAGGGTAGACTCCTTCCTGGCAGAAATAGAGTCAGGTGCAGGCAAAATTACCTCTACGTCTCAAAATCTTACCTATGGAGACTGGTTCCAGCATGTAGGGTTCCCTCTAATTCCAAATGTAAAGCTCTGGGAATCAGATACTACTGCTCTCCTGCACAACTGGGTTTCCACCAGCAGTGGTGCTCTCTTGAGCATGTATGTGGCCTCAGGGACCTTTCCTTGGGCTTCCTGTGTTCAATTGCCTTGTGACGGTGGCATCTGCTTGCTTGGGAAAGACAGCAATGAACCTCTTGTTGGCTGTAGGTTGGGTGTGTGTGATGATTTTCTGGTATGCCTCAAAGAAGCTGATTAAAGGACTGGCACTTGCTGGTGCTCTGTGAATGTCttgatgaggtggctggatctgGTTGACTCGGGAAGGtcagttccatgtatccccttcCCATGCTCCGACCTAAGAAACAGAAGATGCGAATGTGCTGACAGAGCCAGGGAAGGGGAATTATACAAAGGCTACAAGCTTCAGGATCATGGACTGCATTAAAAAGTGAGCCATTGCAGTGGTACGGTAAAGTTTAAAAGGAGGAAGCACGCTGAGGTGCTAACATCTGCATGAGTCTAGAGCCAGCAGCATGAAGTGTTAAATGGGAGACCTGAGCAGAGGCATTCAGAGGGTGCTAGTTAATTCTGGGTATTCCCCCAACTCCCAGGAAAGGGATGGGAGCCTGGTCAACCCATTCAGTTATACTCGGACTTCAGCTGCTTATTTGACAGGTAGAAAGGATTGCTGGTGCTATTACTTGCTTCCTTGGGAGGAGGGTCTGCTGGTCATTCCTTTGGAATTAGAGGAGCAAATCTCTGGTAGCTATTTGTCAAAAGGTTCTTAAGATCAAGTTCACACCACTGGAGCGGGCATGTTTCAGCTGCTAAATGAAAAGATCAATCTCACTGTCGTGGCTTTCTTGTCAAGAAGCCTTGGAAACTGTAGTCTTGTGAGGGGGCTGATTGTGTGTCACAAGAATTCTagttagatacaaatgggtagccgtgttggtcaagtagcacaat
It contains:
- the TTBK1 gene encoding tau-tubulin kinase 1 isoform X4, producing MGRHDDLWSLFYMLVEFAVGQLPWRKIKDKEQVGMIKEKYEHRMLLKHMPSEFHLFLDHIANLDYFTKPDYQLIMTVFENSMKERGITENEAFDWEKAGTDILLSTSTSTPPQQNTRQTAAMFGVVNVTPVPGDLLRENTEDVLQGEHLSDQENAPPILSGRPAESLGQAPNIAFNEGEVWEETDVNRNKLRISISKTQCLAEEDQKSGVCPSSPVRAPPDSPTTQGRSLRYRRVNSPESERLSTADGKGDQHERRSRVDLPASPSRLVCSSQPAQMLSIDTGQVDRQASGRMDVSASVEHEALSNAFRSVPLAEEEDFDSKEWVIIDKETELKDFHPGAEPSTSGTTDEEPEELRPIEEGEERRRLGPEMAVRPKIHDGRTRGMQPVAEEDSSHRHEGPCQSVSDSKHELQPGSPAQSPLHSAPAIRQRRRESEPTGPERQLEEDRHSQHSLPRYSPLRRLASSVFSSSTLETEQYPHLGGTFIQRSRSAESSPVRMPHRRHMPLTAGNHRLMPSVLRISRSQLQQVFMLKPFEMNGLPKVVPLSLPYQDFKRDVSENRERSRILQRIKKVDFSNVVLTAPYKPSAAHLEANGRYEEEEEEEEEEEEEEEEEDEDEEDVGELGEELDMHSDSSSDVSQKSTERSQEGAPSTLLADDQKESKGRASAAEGDLELEEGSKTLVLFSPGDIKKSPVNADLAPDVDLGTLAALTPQSERPQPMGSQLDVSEPGTLSSILKSEPKPLTASATTSSPFTKVERTFVHIAEKTHLNIMSSGGQLMRHEEYCLSGQFEEIIVEEQLEENQVLVENGSVNSGLEGGEMESCAFSVNHIETSSELMAEQAVLLNGITKVEEDEDELELRGKISHELDMEEPDKLVSEEPGFEKKICATEYLKQTEILPDSSQESMRKPLNIRYRSRIPILLSEEDTGSDLSASHSGKERLYKRLKQQDLVRLVMEKRQNRLLRLASGASSSASSSEERRRASETLSATGSEEDTHDSDDSVPRKIGSQEKFPLAKREERSLNMKSRIPRPIMPLKPPVIELKHGSPSAHPPPALSSSPGDTALVNRLQGHRSSGNVSVDPRIKLTQSPAAPPQRSSLRKVIRALPRSPVLPPRNLSASPKSQSLSRKESPSPSRQHRPGTTLPRVQPPSTVPSRVQAGLLGDTPVSPGIIRKGQRGKAQTPATKGRQVSQEGKATAR